The following proteins are co-located in the Sulfitobacter guttiformis genome:
- a CDS encoding 3-hydroxyacyl-CoA dehydrogenase NAD-binding domain-containing protein, whose amino-acid sequence MSDVISYSTSGPVAILRIQNPPVNALSQAVRQGLSEAMDRAEADVEIKAVLIVGEGRAFIAGADITEFGKPPMEPNLPDLCTRIEASPLVVIASMHGVTLGGGLEVALGAHYRIAQPTARVGLPEVHLGLLPGAGGTQRLPRLTGAEKAIEAVTSGRQIKADEAREMGIIDKIEEGDPQEVGVAYAMDLISSGAPRRAISEMAAPSSIDWDATYDGVMKKGRGQISGGAGVRAVQAASELSFADGMAAERKLFTEMLASDQSKGMIHAFFNERAVSNLPELKGVAPRALQSIGVIGGGTMGAGIATAALLAQMEVVLIETGEAQAAAARGRIEGSLSGALKRGKISQSQHDALVTSALTVAVNYDSLSTVDLVIEAVFEDMAVKKEVFGKLDAVCKPGAILASNTSYLDVDEIAAATSRPADVIGLHFFSPAHIMKLLEVVVADKTAIDVVATGFELGKRLGKISVRAGVCDGFIGNRILAHYRTAADHMVLDGASPYQIDRALTDFGFAMGPFAVADLAGLDIGWMTRKRKAAGRHPDERVPTYIDKLCEEGHFGRKTGEGYYLYEAGSHASVPNPKIPVLIADEQAALEITPRDFSDEEIVTRYMCAMVNEAAKVVEEGIARRPADVDMVLLFGYGFPRFRGGPLKWADLQGLDKVLANIERFAQEDAWFWKPSALLEQLVTSGRSFDDLNRAQAK is encoded by the coding sequence ATGTCCGATGTCATTTCCTATAGCACCAGCGGCCCGGTCGCGATCCTGCGCATTCAGAACCCGCCAGTAAATGCCTTGTCTCAAGCGGTGCGGCAGGGGCTGTCAGAGGCGATGGACCGCGCCGAGGCAGATGTTGAAATTAAAGCTGTCCTGATCGTGGGGGAGGGGCGGGCATTCATCGCCGGCGCAGATATCACCGAATTCGGCAAGCCGCCGATGGAGCCTAACCTGCCCGATCTTTGTACACGGATCGAGGCATCGCCGCTGGTGGTGATCGCCTCGATGCATGGAGTGACTTTGGGTGGCGGACTCGAAGTGGCGCTTGGTGCGCACTACCGTATCGCCCAGCCTACCGCACGGGTGGGCCTGCCGGAGGTGCATCTGGGCCTGTTACCGGGTGCCGGCGGTACCCAACGTTTGCCGCGTCTGACGGGCGCAGAAAAGGCGATCGAGGCTGTAACATCCGGCCGCCAGATCAAGGCGGACGAGGCGCGCGAAATGGGCATCATCGACAAGATTGAAGAGGGCGATCCGCAGGAGGTTGGCGTTGCCTATGCTATGGACCTGATCAGCAGCGGCGCACCACGTCGTGCAATATCGGAGATGGCAGCGCCGTCATCAATCGACTGGGACGCGACATATGATGGCGTGATGAAAAAGGGCCGTGGCCAGATCAGCGGTGGCGCAGGCGTGCGGGCCGTACAGGCGGCTTCCGAGTTGTCATTCGCTGACGGCATGGCGGCAGAGCGTAAGCTGTTTACTGAAATGCTGGCCAGTGACCAGAGCAAGGGGATGATCCACGCCTTCTTTAACGAACGTGCCGTGAGCAACCTGCCCGAGCTTAAGGGCGTAGCACCGCGTGCGCTGCAATCTATAGGCGTGATTGGGGGCGGTACGATGGGCGCGGGCATCGCCACGGCGGCCCTGCTGGCACAGATGGAAGTTGTGCTGATCGAGACAGGCGAGGCGCAGGCGGCTGCGGCGCGTGGACGGATCGAGGGCAGCCTTTCCGGTGCACTAAAGCGCGGCAAGATCAGCCAGTCGCAACATGACGCGCTCGTGACCTCCGCCCTGACAGTTGCGGTAAACTATGACAGCCTCAGTACTGTGGATCTGGTGATCGAGGCCGTGTTCGAGGATATGGCCGTCAAGAAAGAAGTATTCGGCAAGCTGGATGCCGTCTGCAAACCCGGCGCGATCCTTGCTTCCAACACCTCCTATCTGGATGTGGATGAAATCGCTGCCGCGACTTCGCGCCCTGCGGATGTGATCGGCCTGCACTTCTTCTCGCCCGCGCATATCATGAAGCTGCTGGAAGTTGTCGTTGCCGACAAGACCGCCATTGACGTGGTCGCGACAGGCTTCGAACTGGGCAAGCGTTTGGGCAAAATTTCGGTGCGGGCGGGGGTCTGTGATGGCTTCATCGGCAACCGTATTCTGGCCCACTACAGGACAGCTGCCGATCACATGGTTCTGGATGGCGCATCGCCTTACCAGATCGACCGCGCATTGACCGACTTCGGCTTTGCCATGGGGCCATTTGCAGTTGCGGATCTGGCCGGCCTCGACATCGGCTGGATGACCCGCAAGCGCAAGGCCGCAGGCCGCCATCCCGACGAGCGTGTACCGACCTATATCGACAAGCTATGCGAGGAGGGGCATTTTGGCCGCAAGACTGGCGAAGGCTACTACCTATATGAAGCAGGATCGCATGCCTCTGTTCCGAATCCTAAAATTCCTGTGCTGATCGCCGACGAACAGGCAGCATTAGAAATTACGCCACGTGATTTCAGCGATGAAGAGATTGTCACGCGCTACATGTGTGCGATGGTGAACGAAGCTGCGAAAGTAGTGGAGGAGGGCATCGCCCGCCGCCCTGCCGACGTTGATATGGTGCTGTTGTTCGGTTATGGATTTCCGCGCTTTAGGGGGGGGCCGCTTAAATGGGCCGATCTGCAAGGGCTGGATAAAGTGTTGGCCAACATCGAGCGCTTTGCACAGGAAGATGCGTGGTTCTGGAAACCGAGTGCCTTGTTGGAACAGCTAGTGACCAGCGGTCGCAGCTTTGATGATTTGAACCGCGCTCAGGCTAAGTAA
- a CDS encoding acyl-CoA dehydrogenase family protein, whose protein sequence is MNFELTEERQMLQDTLRRFLRDRYDTATRNKILNSDTGMSSEIWSELADLGVIGALFTEEQGGFGGKGFDIAVVFEELGRAGVVEPFLDTAVLAGGLIADLGNEDQQAHIETIIEGKLQLAFAHGEPASRYDLTRVSTTASEKGDEIILNGRKAVVVNAEAADVLVVSARESGEQGDADGISLFLVPRDAKGLTIQGYALLAGGRAAEVTLDDVVVPASARLGAAGDASSAIEARIAAANVAQTAETLGAMDTACRLTKDYLLTRKQFGRPIATFQALAHRMSDLLIEMEQARSAVILIAGHLEADRGTRERHVSATKNLIGRVGRLVGEESIQLHGGIAMTQEYELAHIAKRIVMADHRFGDVDHHLERFIALAAA, encoded by the coding sequence ATGAATTTCGAGCTGACCGAAGAGCGGCAAATGCTGCAAGATACGCTACGCCGCTTTTTACGCGATCGTTATGATACGGCGACGCGCAACAAGATCCTGAATTCCGACACTGGAATGTCCTCGGAGATATGGTCGGAGCTGGCGGATTTGGGCGTAATTGGCGCGCTGTTCACCGAAGAGCAGGGCGGTTTTGGCGGCAAGGGCTTTGACATCGCCGTGGTGTTCGAGGAACTGGGCCGCGCAGGCGTGGTCGAGCCGTTTTTGGATACGGCCGTCCTTGCAGGCGGTCTGATCGCTGATCTGGGCAATGAAGACCAGCAGGCGCATATCGAAACGATCATTGAGGGCAAGCTGCAACTTGCCTTTGCTCACGGTGAACCCGCAAGCCGCTATGATCTGACCCGCGTGAGTACAACAGCTAGCGAGAAGGGCGACGAGATCATTCTCAATGGCCGTAAAGCTGTGGTTGTGAACGCCGAAGCTGCCGATGTGCTGGTCGTTTCAGCACGCGAAAGCGGCGAGCAGGGCGATGCTGACGGCATCTCGCTCTTTCTGGTGCCCAGGGATGCAAAGGGTCTGACCATTCAGGGCTACGCCCTTCTAGCCGGTGGTCGCGCTGCCGAAGTAACGTTGGACGACGTTGTAGTACCTGCTTCTGCACGACTGGGCGCTGCAGGCGACGCATCGAGTGCTATCGAGGCACGGATCGCTGCGGCAAATGTTGCCCAAACCGCCGAGACACTCGGAGCGATGGACACGGCATGCAGATTGACCAAGGACTATCTGCTGACGCGCAAACAGTTCGGTCGCCCTATCGCAACATTTCAGGCGCTTGCACACCGCATGTCCGATCTTCTGATCGAGATGGAACAGGCCCGTTCTGCCGTCATCTTGATCGCAGGGCATCTCGAGGCGGACCGCGGCACACGCGAACGTCACGTATCGGCGACCAAGAACCTGATTGGCCGCGTGGGCCGTCTGGTCGGTGAGGAAAGCATCCAGCTGCATGGCGGTATCGCCATGACGCAGGAGTACGAGCTGGCCCATATCGCCAAACGTATCGTTATGGCCGATCACCGCTTTGGCGACGTAGACCATCATCTGGAGCGGTTTATTGCCCTTGCCGCAGCCTGA
- a CDS encoding class I adenylate-forming enzyme family protein, with amino-acid sequence MARVEDFLRDRVAAAPDSPALSDSSGAHWSYSALDRASDDLASELQAAGVQANDRVLLLVENCAAAVAALHAAWKTGAVIIPFNARQTEGEVDKVLAHATPAVVLMTAHVSPDAAAHGARMGAKEITGAFGTLLLAKRATDPDPDLHDVAVLLYTTGTTGDPKGVMLTHSGVRFGGKASSGLRKMVPEDVVYGVLPMSHVFGLISVLTGACFTGAHVKIDARFSAQKLYEAAMGGVTIIPAVPQMHAMVMQYTKEQGMERLGAPALRYVSSGGAPLDPAWKRKAEAFYELPLQNGFGMTETSSGASATDNPIGSSDISVGPVTPGTEAMIDANAPGGNGVDEGEVLVRGPHLMKGYYRNAAATAQALTPDGWLRTGDLGKIDENSRLHILGRSKELIIHGGFNVYPPEVEAALNDHPQVIQCAVVGRTKDGDEEVLAFVQVSDTDRPQVEELRAFVKERLAGYKRPKHIILASALPAAPTGKLLKHKMIEMLGGDLP; translated from the coding sequence ATGGCACGGGTAGAAGATTTTTTGAGAGACCGGGTCGCTGCGGCGCCGGACAGCCCCGCGCTGAGCGATTCTAGCGGGGCTCACTGGAGCTATTCCGCGCTTGACCGTGCCAGCGACGATTTGGCGTCCGAGTTACAGGCAGCGGGAGTTCAAGCCAATGACCGCGTCTTGCTGCTGGTAGAGAACTGTGCCGCAGCTGTGGCCGCTTTACATGCCGCATGGAAAACTGGCGCTGTAATCATTCCGTTCAATGCACGCCAGACAGAGGGTGAAGTAGACAAGGTGCTTGCCCATGCAACCCCTGCTGTTGTTCTGATGACGGCGCATGTTTCTCCCGATGCCGCAGCGCACGGGGCGCGGATGGGCGCAAAAGAGATCACTGGTGCTTTCGGCACTTTGTTGTTGGCCAAACGCGCCACCGATCCTGACCCGGACCTTCATGATGTGGCAGTGCTTTTGTATACCACCGGCACAACCGGCGATCCCAAAGGCGTCATGTTGACCCATAGCGGGGTGCGTTTCGGCGGAAAAGCGTCAAGTGGTCTGCGCAAAATGGTACCCGAAGACGTAGTTTATGGCGTGCTGCCGATGAGCCATGTGTTCGGATTGATTTCCGTTCTAACGGGTGCCTGCTTCACCGGAGCGCACGTGAAGATCGATGCCAGATTTTCGGCGCAAAAGCTCTACGAGGCGGCAATGGGTGGCGTGACGATCATTCCCGCAGTGCCGCAGATGCACGCGATGGTCATGCAATATACAAAGGAGCAGGGGATGGAGCGGCTTGGTGCCCCTGCGCTACGCTATGTCTCGTCGGGTGGTGCGCCACTTGATCCTGCGTGGAAGCGCAAGGCCGAGGCATTCTACGAGCTGCCATTGCAAAACGGGTTCGGCATGACCGAAACCTCTTCCGGTGCGTCTGCGACCGATAATCCTATCGGATCCTCCGATATTTCCGTGGGTCCGGTCACGCCAGGGACCGAGGCGATGATTGATGCCAATGCGCCCGGCGGTAACGGGGTAGACGAGGGCGAGGTGCTGGTGCGCGGTCCCCATCTGATGAAGGGGTACTACCGCAATGCGGCGGCGACGGCGCAGGCGCTCACTCCGGACGGATGGTTGCGTACAGGTGACCTCGGCAAGATCGACGAGAACAGCAGATTGCATATTCTGGGCCGCTCCAAAGAGTTGATCATTCATGGGGGGTTCAATGTCTATCCCCCCGAAGTCGAGGCCGCGCTCAACGATCACCCTCAGGTTATACAATGCGCAGTTGTCGGGCGGACCAAGGACGGCGACGAAGAAGTACTTGCTTTCGTACAGGTCTCTGACACGGACAGGCCACAAGTCGAGGAACTGCGTGCTTTTGTCAAAGAGCGTCTGGCCGGATACAAGCGGCCCAAGCATATTATCCTTGCAAGCGCACTGCCTGCGGCGCCCACGGGTAAACTGCTCAAGCACAAGATGATAGAAATGCTGGGCGGCGATCTGCCTTAG
- a CDS encoding ABC transporter ATP-binding protein has translation MPLLDVKSLNIGFGKAPPVVQDVSFSVDSGETLAIVGESGSGKTLTCRSVLRILPANAQLRGGEIKYDHAGTVCDLLTAPAKQMRSLRGDRISMIFQEPMRSLSPLHRLGNQVAEVLHLHQRISGSDAKKQVLAQFERVGFADPARAWASYPFEMSGGMRQRAMIAMAMISKPDLLIADEPTTALDVTTQAQVLGLIKDLQRETGMAVILVTHDLGVVANMADQVVVMNKGRVMEAGSARAVLGAPSHGYTKKLFAAAPVIPAVAAPSRPLAKTDIILEIRNVTKSFTLRSGGWRAPTVITACRDVNLQLPRGKTLAVVGESGSGKTTCARVALGAITPDAGGQVLFSARSGDLPVDVHNLTPAQLRSFQRDAQMVFQDPYSSLSPRMRVQEALTEPAEIHGIGTKAERRDKAEEMIRMVGLSPDMLPRFPHAFSGGQRQRLSIARALTLDPQLLVCDEPTSALDVSVQDQILGLLEEIRDRAGLSYLFISHDLAVVARIADEVAVMRDGVIVEQASPDTLFYNPQHPYTQALIAAQPEPDITRPIDLDLVAKGAGSSESWDELFRFEGQNTPALREVEPGHMVRCHA, from the coding sequence ATGCCGCTGCTGGACGTCAAATCACTGAACATCGGTTTCGGAAAGGCGCCACCCGTTGTGCAGGATGTGAGCTTCTCTGTCGATAGCGGTGAGACGCTTGCGATTGTGGGAGAGAGTGGATCGGGAAAAACCCTGACATGTCGCTCCGTTCTGCGCATCTTGCCAGCAAATGCCCAATTACGCGGCGGCGAAATCAAATATGACCATGCGGGTACTGTTTGTGACCTCCTGACAGCGCCCGCCAAACAGATGCGCAGTCTGCGCGGCGATCGTATTTCGATGATTTTTCAAGAGCCGATGCGCTCTCTTTCGCCCTTGCACCGCTTGGGCAATCAGGTGGCGGAGGTACTGCATCTGCACCAAAGGATCAGCGGGTCAGATGCCAAAAAACAGGTTCTGGCCCAGTTCGAACGGGTAGGTTTTGCCGATCCGGCACGGGCATGGGCGAGCTATCCGTTCGAGATGTCGGGCGGTATGCGACAGCGCGCCATGATCGCCATGGCAATGATATCCAAGCCCGATCTTCTTATCGCGGACGAGCCTACAACCGCATTGGACGTAACCACCCAAGCGCAGGTTTTGGGCCTGATCAAGGATTTGCAACGCGAGACGGGCATGGCCGTAATCCTTGTGACCCATGATCTGGGCGTAGTGGCAAATATGGCCGATCAGGTCGTGGTGATGAACAAAGGCCGTGTGATGGAGGCCGGTAGCGCCCGTGCCGTTCTGGGCGCACCTTCACATGGTTATACCAAAAAGCTGTTTGCCGCAGCGCCTGTCATACCTGCCGTTGCAGCCCCTTCAAGGCCATTGGCCAAGACGGACATTATCCTTGAGATCCGCAACGTCACAAAAAGTTTCACGCTGCGATCGGGTGGATGGCGCGCACCTACTGTCATCACCGCCTGTCGTGATGTGAACTTGCAGCTTCCTCGTGGTAAAACGCTCGCGGTGGTAGGAGAGAGCGGCTCGGGAAAGACCACTTGCGCCCGCGTTGCTTTGGGCGCGATTACGCCAGATGCGGGTGGTCAGGTGTTGTTTTCGGCGCGCAGCGGAGATTTGCCTGTGGACGTGCACAACCTGACGCCCGCACAACTCCGGAGCTTTCAGCGGGATGCACAGATGGTATTCCAGGATCCGTACTCTTCTTTGTCCCCGCGCATGCGGGTGCAGGAGGCACTCACCGAACCGGCAGAAATTCACGGCATCGGCACCAAAGCGGAGCGGCGCGATAAAGCGGAAGAGATGATTCGTATGGTCGGGCTGAGCCCTGATATGCTGCCGCGCTTTCCTCATGCGTTTTCTGGTGGCCAGCGCCAGCGCTTGTCGATCGCCCGCGCTCTCACGCTCGACCCGCAATTGCTGGTCTGCGACGAGCCTACTTCGGCATTGGATGTTTCAGTGCAGGACCAGATCCTCGGCCTGCTTGAAGAGATACGCGACCGCGCGGGCCTTAGCTATCTTTTCATCAGTCACGATCTGGCAGTGGTTGCGAGGATCGCAGACGAGGTCGCGGTTATGCGCGACGGCGTGATCGTCGAGCAAGCCTCTCCCGACACGCTCTTCTACAACCCGCAGCATCCCTATACGCAGGCATTGATCGCCGCCCAGCCTGAGCCCGATATCACGCGCCCTATCGACCTTGACCTTGTCGCCAAAGGCGCTGGAAGCTCCGAGAGTTGGGACGAACTGTTCCGGTTCGAGGGGCAAAACACCCCGGCCTTGCGCGAAGTGGAACCCGGACATATGGTGCGGTGCCATGCATAA
- the rpe gene encoding ribulose-phosphate 3-epimerase — protein sequence MTAHRPLLIAPSILAADFANFGAECAAVEAQGADWIHVDVMDGHFVPNISFGAATCAAIRPHIKGVMDVHLMISPVDAYIEDFARAGADFITAHVEAGPHIHRTLQAIRASGAKAGVALNPGTPASAVADLLDLADLVCVMTVNPGFGGQKFIDMSAKVKTLREMIGDRPIHIEIDGGVDPVTAPIVAAAGADVLVAGSAVFRGGSVSDPAPYGTNIRAIREAVAGVYV from the coding sequence ATGACCGCCCATCGCCCCCTCCTCATTGCACCATCCATCCTTGCGGCGGATTTTGCCAATTTCGGCGCAGAATGTGCCGCCGTCGAGGCGCAGGGCGCCGATTGGATCCATGTTGATGTCATGGACGGGCATTTCGTTCCCAACATCAGCTTCGGTGCAGCAACCTGTGCCGCGATCCGCCCTCACATCAAGGGCGTGATGGATGTCCATCTGATGATCTCTCCAGTGGATGCATATATCGAGGATTTTGCACGAGCCGGTGCAGATTTTATCACAGCTCACGTCGAGGCAGGTCCTCACATCCACCGAACGCTGCAAGCAATCCGCGCCAGCGGGGCCAAAGCGGGCGTAGCCCTAAACCCCGGCACACCTGCATCGGCGGTTGCTGATCTGCTGGACCTTGCTGATCTGGTTTGCGTGATGACAGTGAACCCCGGCTTTGGTGGCCAGAAGTTTATCGACATGAGTGCCAAGGTAAAAACCCTACGCGAGATGATCGGGGACCGCCCCATTCACATCGAGATCGACGGTGGTGTCGACCCCGTAACCGCGCCGATTGTAGCAGCGGCAGGAGCCGACGTGCTAGTGGCAGGATCGGCCGTGTTCAGGGGCGGCTCCGTGAGCGACCCGGCGCCTTACGGCACAAACATCCGCGCAATCCGCGAGGCCGTGGCCGGCGTTTACGTCTAA
- a CDS encoding oxepin-CoA hydrolase, alternative type translates to MSARLEDAGDRLIIWNGNTEKRGALSPELYACIMQACEMASERRIRSIILTAEGPFFCAGGDLNQLIKSQGMPAEQRTARIDGLHDVIRAMRACPVPFIAAVEGGAAGAGLSFALACDIIVAAKGAKFVAAYVKAGLVPDGGLTAHLARALPRQLSMEMCLLAQPVLAERMHDLAVVNILTEVGGTMEVARDYADRFAAGPRDAQAAIRKMVAAAYDTSEAAQLDHERDAMGHATGAPEAAEGIAAFLEKRKPNYS, encoded by the coding sequence ATGAGCGCACGGTTGGAAGACGCAGGCGACCGCCTGATCATCTGGAACGGCAACACTGAAAAACGCGGCGCGCTTTCGCCGGAGCTTTACGCATGTATCATGCAGGCCTGCGAAATGGCTTCAGAGCGGCGTATCCGCTCGATTATCCTTACCGCCGAAGGGCCGTTCTTCTGTGCGGGGGGGGATCTCAATCAGTTGATTAAAAGTCAGGGCATGCCTGCAGAGCAACGCACAGCGCGCATCGACGGCCTGCATGATGTGATCCGCGCCATGCGCGCCTGTCCTGTGCCGTTTATCGCAGCGGTTGAGGGCGGCGCAGCGGGTGCGGGCCTCAGCTTTGCACTTGCTTGTGATATTATCGTGGCGGCCAAGGGTGCGAAATTTGTGGCAGCTTACGTGAAGGCGGGTCTGGTACCGGACGGAGGCCTTACCGCGCATTTGGCGCGTGCGTTGCCACGTCAACTGTCCATGGAGATGTGCCTCCTGGCGCAGCCGGTTCTGGCTGAGCGGATGCATGATCTGGCCGTTGTAAATATACTCACAGAGGTGGGTGGCACGATGGAGGTGGCACGCGATTACGCTGACCGCTTTGCCGCAGGTCCCCGCGATGCACAGGCTGCTATCCGCAAAATGGTAGCGGCAGCTTATGACACCTCAGAGGCAGCACAGCTGGATCATGAGCGCGATGCGATGGGCCATGCCACAGGCGCGCCTGAGGCCGCCGAGGGTATTGCGGCGTTCTTGGAAAAGCGTAAACCGAACTACAGTTAA
- a CDS encoding class I SAM-dependent methyltransferase translates to MTRLDLFIGRMVSQRACIDRAIALTQGMTEPVFELGLGNGRTFDHIRANVHDRPLYVFERTVASHPSSTPSDEQLVLGDIFETLPALLERTGKKASFIHADLGGHNPAKNDEFARTISPLIEGALAPGGIMVASDAMYFDGLTELPLPEGAFVDRAFIYQKPA, encoded by the coding sequence ATGACCCGACTTGACCTTTTTATCGGCCGCATGGTGTCCCAGCGGGCGTGTATCGACCGGGCGATCGCCCTGACACAGGGTATGACCGAGCCGGTGTTCGAGCTTGGTTTGGGCAATGGGCGCACTTTCGACCATATTCGTGCGAATGTGCACGACCGTCCTTTATATGTGTTCGAGCGGACGGTTGCCTCCCACCCCTCCAGCACACCCAGCGATGAACAGCTCGTTCTGGGCGACATTTTCGAGACGCTGCCAGCGCTGTTGGAACGTACCGGCAAAAAAGCGAGCTTTATTCACGCCGATCTCGGCGGTCATAATCCAGCCAAAAACGATGAGTTCGCCCGCACGATCTCTCCGTTGATTGAAGGGGCGCTGGCGCCGGGCGGTATAATGGTTGCCAGCGACGCTATGTATTTCGATGGCCTGACAGAACTACCTTTGCCTGAAGGCGCCTTTGTCGACCGCGCCTTTATTTACCAAAAACCTGCCTGA
- a CDS encoding PaaI family thioesterase: MPLPQPEEEAGFIHGETGTQRLVGYVVDVRDPAHGRCYLDVTDDHLNRHGALHGGIAVTLLDNASGSTGSLTVDPTGKAPFLTVSMNTQFIGTGKRGRMTATGTVTGGGRSLLFITAELRHEDGTLVATSTGVFKRVPQDKLK; the protein is encoded by the coding sequence TTGCCCTTGCCGCAGCCTGAAGAAGAAGCCGGTTTCATCCATGGTGAGACCGGCACGCAGCGCCTTGTCGGGTATGTGGTCGATGTGCGCGACCCCGCGCACGGGCGCTGTTATCTTGACGTAACAGATGATCACCTGAACCGGCACGGCGCGTTGCACGGCGGCATCGCGGTCACACTACTGGATAACGCCAGCGGCAGCACGGGGTCACTGACTGTGGACCCGACAGGAAAAGCACCTTTTCTAACCGTCTCGATGAATACACAATTCATCGGAACAGGAAAACGGGGCCGGATGACAGCCACGGGCACAGTGACAGGCGGCGGACGCAGCCTGTTGTTTATTACGGCTGAATTGCGCCATGAGGACGGTACATTGGTCGCCACCTCGACGGGCGTTTTCAAGCGCGTCCCCCAAGACAAACTCAAATAG
- a CDS encoding acyl-CoA dehydrogenase family protein, protein MDLSYSPEEEAFRDEVRAFLAEKVTQDMKDKVRGKAELTKADMENWHAILNSKGWLAPNWPKKFGGAEWNAVQKHIFEEEAAAVSAPRIVPFGLGMLAPVLQKFGSQEQNDYWLPRILSGEDWWCQGYSEPGAGSDLASLKTSAVKNEAGTHYIVNGQKTWTTLGQHANMIFCLVRTDKDVKQQEGISFLLIDMDTPGIEVRPIILLDGTPEVNEVWFTDVEVPVENLVGKENEGWTYAKYLLTHERTNIAGVGFSQAGLASVKRLARAEMAGGKPLLENPHFAARVAKVEIDLMAMSTTNLRIVSKAAAGQAPGVESSMLKVKGTIIRQEINDLARRAAGAYAMPFASEAVEGSNAALPDPLDAGPVAAKYFNNRKLSIFGGSNEIQRGIIAKVTMGG, encoded by the coding sequence ATGGACCTGAGCTATTCCCCAGAAGAAGAAGCATTCCGCGATGAAGTTCGTGCATTTTTAGCCGAGAAAGTCACGCAGGATATGAAGGATAAGGTGCGCGGCAAAGCCGAGCTGACCAAAGCCGACATGGAAAACTGGCATGCGATCCTGAACTCGAAAGGCTGGCTCGCACCGAACTGGCCCAAGAAATTCGGCGGTGCCGAATGGAACGCTGTACAAAAACACATTTTCGAGGAAGAGGCCGCAGCTGTCTCAGCTCCGCGTATCGTGCCGTTCGGCCTCGGGATGCTGGCACCTGTTTTGCAGAAATTTGGATCGCAGGAACAGAATGATTACTGGTTGCCGCGCATCCTGTCCGGTGAGGACTGGTGGTGTCAGGGCTACTCCGAGCCGGGTGCGGGGTCAGACCTCGCATCGCTCAAGACATCTGCCGTCAAGAACGAGGCGGGCACCCATTACATTGTGAACGGCCAGAAGACATGGACCACACTAGGTCAGCATGCCAACATGATTTTCTGTCTGGTGCGCACCGACAAGGACGTGAAGCAGCAAGAGGGCATTTCCTTCCTGCTCATCGACATGGACACGCCGGGCATCGAAGTGCGCCCGATCATTCTGCTGGATGGGACGCCCGAAGTTAACGAAGTGTGGTTCACAGATGTCGAAGTGCCTGTTGAAAACCTTGTCGGCAAAGAGAACGAAGGCTGGACCTACGCCAAATACCTGCTGACTCATGAGCGGACGAACATCGCGGGTGTTGGGTTTAGCCAAGCTGGTCTTGCTTCCGTGAAGCGTCTGGCACGGGCAGAGATGGCAGGTGGTAAACCTCTCCTCGAAAACCCGCATTTTGCTGCACGTGTGGCTAAGGTCGAGATTGATCTGATGGCGATGTCGACCACCAATCTGCGCATTGTCTCGAAGGCAGCGGCAGGTCAGGCACCAGGGGTTGAATCCTCGATGCTCAAGGTAAAAGGCACGATCATCCGTCAGGAAATTAACGATCTGGCGCGCCGTGCGGCAGGTGCCTATGCGATGCCTTTCGCTTCCGAAGCGGTTGAGGGAAGCAATGCGGCACTGCCCGATCCTCTGGATGCAGGCCCTGTTGCGGCCAAGTATTTCAACAACCGCAAACTGTCGATCTTCGGGGGATCAAACGAGATCCAGCGCGGGATCATCGCAAAAGTAACGATGGGGGGCTAA